Genomic DNA from Streptomyces sp. PCS3-D2:
GTGCCCGCGGGGCGGTTCGGTCCGGTCGGGGGCGTGGTGGAGGGGCGGTGCCCGGTCGGACGATCGATCCCCGCCCGGTGGCACCGCGCACCGGCTCGTCGGCGCCGGCGGCCTCACTGTCGGTCGAGGCCCACCGGGGAGCCCGGACGGCCTCGGCGGAGGGCCGCGCAGGCCAGGGTGACCGCCGAGCCGACCGCCGCCCAGGCGGCCAGCACCAGCATCGGCCCGCCGGCGCCGTTGCCGCGGAAGTACGTGATGGAGCGGGCGGCATACGTACCGGCGCCCGGTGGCAGGGCCGGCCCGATGGTGCTCCAGAACGGCGGCAGCAGCGGGTAGGGGTAGGCACCGCCCGCGCTCGGGTTGCCGAGCACCACGACCAGCAGGATGGCCAGGCCGATGCCGACCACCCCCGCCAGCCCCTGGAGGGCGAGGGTGATCGCGCCGACCGCGAAGACGACCAGGGTGCCGAGCCCCCACAGGCCCCAGATGCTGCCGGGCAGTGCGTCCAGGACCGGGCCGGCGATGACCGTGCCGAGCAGTCCGGCGGCGATCGCGTACGCGAGCAGCGCGCCGAGCCGGATCACGGCGCGGTGTGTGTTGGCGGGCCGCGCACCGGCGCTGATCGCGAGGATCGCGGCGCACAGGTAGCCGCCCACGCACCAGCCGATGACGAGGTAGAAGGAGCTCAGGCCGCGACTGTCGCCCTTGGCGGCCGGGGCCACGTCGGTGACTCGCACGGTCCGCCCCTGGGCCCGTTCGGCGGCGCCCACGACCTCTTCCAGGGCCTGGGACAGCGAGGCTCCGGCGCCCGAGGCGACCAGCAGCCGGTCGGTCCGGCCGGCCGGGTCGATGATCAGCGCGCCGTCGACGTCCCGGTCCCGTACCCCGGCGAGCGCTGCTGCCTCGTCCTCGACGACCCGGGGGGCGAGCGGGTCTCCGGGCAGGGCGCCGAGCTGCTGCGCGGACCGCTCGGCCACCGGCGCGGCAGGCGCGGTCACCGCGATGGGGATCTCGCTGGGCCTGGGATGGTGGAAGGCCCCGATGTACGAGGTGATGAAGGCGAGCTGGAGCACCAGCACACCCAGGACGAGCAGCGCCGCCCGGGTGGTCACGGCGTCCTTGATCTCGGCGAGGAAACCTTGGGACGGGGTCATGTCTCACACGCTCGGCGTGCGGGGGACGGGCCGCAGCAGGGGCGGGCCGAACGGATGACACACCCCCACCCAGGTGCTCGAACAAGTGTTTCGCACGGATATTCGATTTGCTCTATGGTGGAGAGCGGGGGTGGTGTTCGACGAGCGAAGCAGGAGGCCGCGGGTGCCTGGTTTTACGCATCTGCACACCGTTTCGGGGTTCTCCGTGCGCTACGGAGGCTCGCACCCGGAACGGCTGGCGGAGCGTGCCGCCGGGCGGGGTATGGACGCCCTCGCCCTGACCGACCGCGACACCCTCGCGGGCGCGGTCCGGTTCGCGAAGGCGTGTGCCGGCGTGGGCATCCGGCCGCTGTTCGGCGCGGACCTGGGGGTGGCCCCCGCCGCCCCCTCCGCGGCGGGCCCGGCCGGGCCGGGGGGCTCGACCGTGTCCGCCGCGGGCGGCGGTCCGGGTGAGGCCTCGTATCGGCGGCGCACCCCCGTCAAAGGTGGGGCCTTCCTGGACGAGTCCGCAGCCCGGGCCGTCTTCCTGGCCCGGGACGGGGCCGCCGGCTGGGCCGAGCTGTGCCGGATGGTCACCGCCGCCCACGCCGGGGCCGCCGAGGTGCCGCTCGTCCCCTGGGACGCCCTGCGCGGGGAGGGCGTCTTCGTCCTGCTCGGGCCCGGCTCCGACGTGGGGAGGGCACTCGCGGCGGGCCGCCCCGATCGTGCCGCCCGGCTGCTCGCACCCTGGCGGGAGGTCTACGGCGACTCCCTGCGCCTGGAGGCCGTGCACCACGGCCGTACCGGCACCGGCCCCGGCTCGCTGCGGCTGGCCGCCCGTACCGTCGGCTTCGCCGCCGAGCAGGGCGTCCCGGCCGTGCTCACGAACGCCGTCCGCTACGCCGACCCCGGCCAGGGGCCGGTCGCCGACATCCTCGACGCGGCCCGCCGCCTGGTGCCCGTCGACCCCCGTGGCCCCCTCGACACCGGCGAGCGCTGGCTCAAGGCCCCCGCCGCCATGGCGGAGGCCGCGGACCTGATCGCCCGGGCCGCCGGTCTCGGCCCCGCAGACGCCCGACGCCTGCTCGCGCAGACCCGGCACACCGCGGAGGCCTGCTCCGTGGACCCCGAGGACGACCTCGGCATCGGCTCCGTGCACTTCCCCGAGGCCCGCCTCGTCGGCGCCGCCCACCGCAGCGCCCAGCGGGTCCTCACCTCCAGGGCCTCCGCCGGCATGGTGCTGCGCGGCTACGCGGGCGACCCCGCCTACTGGGAGCGGATGCACCACGAGCTCGACATCATCGCCCACCACGGCTTCGCCTCCTACTTCCTGACGGTCGCCCAGGTGGTGGACGACGTGCGGGAGATGGGCATCCGGGTGGCGGCCCGCGGCTCCGGCGCCGGCTCACTCGTCAACCACCTGCTCGGGATCGCGCACGCCGACCCCGTCGAGCACGGCCTGCTGATGGAGCGCTTCCTGTCCAAGCGGCGGCGCGTCCTGCCGGACATCGACATCGACGTGGAGTCCGCCCGCAGGCTGGAGGTCTACCGGCGGATCATCGACCGGTTCGGTGCCGAGCGCGTCGCCACCGTCTCCATGCCCGAGACCTACCGGGTCCGTCACGCCGTCCGCGACGTCGGCGCCGCCCTGTCCATGGACCCGGCCGTCGTCGACCGGCTCGCCAAGGCCTTCCCGCACATCCGGGCCCGCGACGCCCGCGCCGCGCTGGAGGAGCTGCCCGAACTGCGCGACGTGCGCGGGCAGTCGTACGGGCGGCTGTGGGAGCTCGTCGAATCGCTGGACGCGCTGCCGCGCGGGATCGCCATGCACCCGTGCGGGGTGCTGCTCTCCGACGCCTCGCTGCTCGCCCGCACGCCGGTGGTCCCCACCAGCGGGGAGGGCTTTCCGATGTCCCAGTTCGACAAGGACGACGTGGAGGAGCTCGGGCTGCTCAAGCTGGACGTGCTGGGGGTGCGGATGCAGTCCGCGATGGCGCACGCGGTCGCGGAGATCCGGCGCGGCACGGGGGAGGAACTCGACCTGGACGACCCGGTGCAGGTGCCGCCGGGCGACTGGGCCGCGTACGAGCTGATCCGCTCGGCCGAGACGCTGGGCTGCTTCCAGATCGAATCACCGGGCCAGCGGGACCTGGTGGGGCGGCTCCAGCCGTCGACCTTCCACGACCTGGTCGTCGACATCTCCCTCTTCCGCCCGGGACCGGTGGCCGCCGACATGGTGCGGCCCTTCATCGAGGCCCGGCACGGACGGGCCCCGGTGCGCTTCCCGCACCCGGACCTGGCCGACGCGCTGCGCGAGACGTACGGGGTGGTGGTCTTCCACGAGCAGATCATCGAGATCGTGGACGTCATGACCGGCTGCGGCAGGGACGAGGCCGACCGGGTGCGGCGCGGTCTGTCCGACCCGCCGTCACAGGCGCGGATCAAGGTCTGGTTCGCGGCGAAGGCGACCGAACGCGGCTATCCGGTGGAGGTGATCGCCCGTACCTGGGAGATCGTGGAGGCCTTCGGGTCGTACGGCTTCTGCAAGGCGCACGCGGTGGCCTTCGCCGTGCCCACCTACCAGTCGGCGTGGTTGAAGGCGCACCACCCGGCCGCCTTCTACGCCGGGCTGCTGACGCACGATCCGGGGATGTACCCGAAGCGGCTGCTGCTGGCGGACGCGCGGCGGCGGGGCGTGCCGGTGCTGCCGCTGGACGTGAACCGGTCGGCGGCCGCCCACCGTATCGAACTGGTGTCCGAGGAGGGTGGTGTGTGGGGGCTGCGGCTCGGGCTCGCCGACGTCCGCGGCATCAGCGGGGCCGAAGCGGCCCGGATCGAGTCCGGGCAGCCGTACGCCTCCCTGCGCGACTTCTGGGACCGGGC
This window encodes:
- a CDS encoding DNA polymerase III subunit alpha — its product is MPGFTHLHTVSGFSVRYGGSHPERLAERAAGRGMDALALTDRDTLAGAVRFAKACAGVGIRPLFGADLGVAPAAPSAAGPAGPGGSTVSAAGGGPGEASYRRRTPVKGGAFLDESAARAVFLARDGAAGWAELCRMVTAAHAGAAEVPLVPWDALRGEGVFVLLGPGSDVGRALAAGRPDRAARLLAPWREVYGDSLRLEAVHHGRTGTGPGSLRLAARTVGFAAEQGVPAVLTNAVRYADPGQGPVADILDAARRLVPVDPRGPLDTGERWLKAPAAMAEAADLIARAAGLGPADARRLLAQTRHTAEACSVDPEDDLGIGSVHFPEARLVGAAHRSAQRVLTSRASAGMVLRGYAGDPAYWERMHHELDIIAHHGFASYFLTVAQVVDDVREMGIRVAARGSGAGSLVNHLLGIAHADPVEHGLLMERFLSKRRRVLPDIDIDVESARRLEVYRRIIDRFGAERVATVSMPETYRVRHAVRDVGAALSMDPAVVDRLAKAFPHIRARDARAALEELPELRDVRGQSYGRLWELVESLDALPRGIAMHPCGVLLSDASLLARTPVVPTSGEGFPMSQFDKDDVEELGLLKLDVLGVRMQSAMAHAVAEIRRGTGEELDLDDPVQVPPGDWAAYELIRSAETLGCFQIESPGQRDLVGRLQPSTFHDLVVDISLFRPGPVAADMVRPFIEARHGRAPVRFPHPDLADALRETYGVVVFHEQIIEIVDVMTGCGRDEADRVRRGLSDPPSQARIKVWFAAKATERGYPVEVIARTWEIVEAFGSYGFCKAHAVAFAVPTYQSAWLKAHHPAAFYAGLLTHDPGMYPKRLLLADARRRGVPVLPLDVNRSAAAHRIELVSEEGGVWGLRLGLADVRGISGAEAARIESGQPYASLRDFWDRARPGRPVAERLAQVGALDSFGANRRDLLLHVTELHGAQRAAGARGSQLPLEGGRSTASVGLPDLTDAERLSAELGVLGMDTSRHLMGDHHAFLAELGVIPARRLRETEHGRTVLVAGAKAATQTPPIRSGKRVIFTTLDDGTGLVDLAFFDDSHERCAHTVFHSFLLLVRGVVQRRGPHSLSVVGAAAWNLAELVELRSAGGLDAVAARLAEPTGGPSGGPSGEPAAAGRNAADGEPAAKEPGRTIRMSTGYEMNPWADLRPPGTGPATGRRLWHSSPGSAG
- a CDS encoding membrane protein, translated to MTPSQGFLAEIKDAVTTRAALLVLGVLVLQLAFITSYIGAFHHPRPSEIPIAVTAPAAPVAERSAQQLGALPGDPLAPRVVEDEAAALAGVRDRDVDGALIIDPAGRTDRLLVASGAGASLSQALEEVVGAAERAQGRTVRVTDVAPAAKGDSRGLSSFYLVIGWCVGGYLCAAILAISAGARPANTHRAVIRLGALLAYAIAAGLLGTVIAGPVLDALPGSIWGLWGLGTLVVFAVGAITLALQGLAGVVGIGLAILLVVVLGNPSAGGAYPYPLLPPFWSTIGPALPPGAGTYAARSITYFRGNGAGGPMLVLAAWAAVGSAVTLACAALRRGRPGSPVGLDRQ